One Cetobacterium somerae ATCC BAA-474 DNA window includes the following coding sequences:
- a CDS encoding helix-turn-helix domain-containing protein, whose protein sequence is MENLNILIGQRLNRLRKDKNLSLEELSLQTGVSKAMLSQIENGKSNPTVSTLWKISTALKVSFSFFIEGEEEELTIVDEKNISPILESNNLMKLYPIFPFDSNKKFEILTIELKKGCNHVSQPHNSGVEEYIIMSEGTLELHVENQVFLLSKGQSIKFLADREHIYKNTQDELVRFYNLIFY, encoded by the coding sequence ATGGAAAATCTAAATATTTTAATTGGTCAACGTTTAAATAGATTAAGAAAAGATAAGAATTTAAGTTTAGAAGAACTCTCTTTACAAACAGGGGTTAGTAAAGCTATGCTTTCTCAAATTGAAAATGGAAAATCTAATCCAACAGTTTCTACTCTTTGGAAAATATCTACAGCTTTAAAAGTTTCTTTCTCTTTTTTTATTGAAGGGGAGGAAGAGGAGTTAACTATAGTTGATGAAAAGAATATATCTCCTATTCTAGAAAGCAACAATCTTATGAAACTATATCCTATATTTCCATTTGATAGTAATAAAAAATTTGAGATTTTAACAATTGAATTAAAAAAAGGGTGTAATCATGTATCTCAACCTCATAACTCTGGCGTAGAAGAGTATATAATTATGAGTGAAGGAACCTTAGAACTTCATGTTGAAAACCAAGTTTTTCTATTATCAAAAGGACAATCTATAAAATTTTTAGCTGATAGGGAACATATTTATAAAAATACTCAAGATGAGCTTGTTAGATTTTATAATTTAATTTTTTATTAA